One part of the Acuticoccus sediminis genome encodes these proteins:
- a CDS encoding SMP-30/gluconolactonase/LRE family protein yields the protein MSRVELVHDAHATLGEGAFWDERDGVLFWCDIDGGLVHRFDPGAGPLPPIEIGERVGCLAPREAGDLVIATQSGLYDLDLATGTRTMFAEPEAHLPDNRFNDGATDRQGRWWAGTMSIAQPPTPSGTFYRIDADRKVTPMIDGIYTTNGLSFSPDGRTMYYSDSNAAVRTIWAADYDIDAGVPTNRRVFFDTRVVAGRPDGATVDADGCYWMAGVGGWHIVRLTPRGEIDMVIDMPVERPTKPEFGGASLTDLYVTSIGTAAGPVGENQPHAGGLFVVTGLPAPGLASARFKG from the coding sequence ATGAGTAGGGTCGAGCTCGTCCACGACGCCCATGCAACCCTCGGCGAGGGCGCCTTCTGGGACGAACGCGACGGCGTCCTCTTCTGGTGCGACATCGACGGCGGCCTCGTCCACCGCTTCGACCCCGGCGCGGGGCCGCTCCCGCCGATCGAGATCGGCGAGCGGGTCGGCTGCCTCGCCCCGCGGGAGGCCGGCGACCTCGTGATCGCCACGCAGTCCGGGCTCTACGACCTCGACCTCGCGACCGGCACCAGGACGATGTTCGCCGAGCCCGAGGCGCACCTGCCCGACAACCGCTTCAACGACGGCGCCACCGACCGTCAGGGCCGCTGGTGGGCGGGCACCATGTCCATCGCCCAGCCGCCGACGCCGTCCGGCACGTTCTATCGCATCGACGCCGACCGGAAGGTGACGCCGATGATCGACGGCATCTACACCACCAACGGCCTCTCCTTCTCGCCCGACGGGCGGACCATGTACTACTCGGACTCCAACGCCGCGGTGCGCACCATCTGGGCCGCGGACTACGACATCGACGCCGGGGTCCCCACCAATCGCCGCGTCTTCTTCGACACGCGGGTCGTAGCCGGCCGGCCGGACGGTGCCACCGTGGACGCGGACGGGTGCTACTGGATGGCCGGCGTCGGCGGCTGGCACATCGTGCGCCTCACCCCGAGGGGCGAGATCGACATGGTGATCGACATGCCGGTCGAGCGCCCGACCAAGCCGGAGTTCGGCGGCGCCAGCCTCACCGACCTCTACGTGACGTCCATCGGCACCGCCGCCGGCCCGGTCGGCGAGAACCAGCCGCACGCCGGCGGCCTCTTCGTGGTGACGGGCCTGCCGGCGCCCGGCCTCGCCTCCGCCCGCTTCAAGGGCTGA
- the adhP gene encoding alcohol dehydrogenase AdhP: protein MAKMMKAAVVRELGKPLVIEDMPVPEVGPGQILMKVEASGVCHTDLHAASGDWPVKPSPPFIPGHEGVGYVAAVGAGVTTVREGDRIGVPWLHTACGHCEHCRTGWETLCYDQQMTGYTVNGGFAEYVLADPNYVGHLPDSLEFGAAAPVLCAGVTVYKGLKETEARPGQWMVISGIGGLGHMAVQYAKAMGMNVVAVDVAEDKLALARSLGADAAVDARNNDAVEEVRRITDGGGHGVLVTAVSRAAFAQAQAMTRRHGTMSLVGLPPGDFPLPIFDVVLNRITVRGSIVGTRQDLVEALQFAGDGKVASHYSWDTLDNINAIFDRMKEGKIDGRVVMKIG, encoded by the coding sequence ATGGCGAAGATGATGAAGGCCGCGGTCGTCCGGGAGCTGGGCAAGCCGCTGGTGATCGAGGACATGCCCGTTCCGGAGGTGGGTCCGGGCCAGATCCTGATGAAGGTGGAGGCCTCCGGCGTCTGCCACACCGACCTCCACGCGGCGTCCGGCGACTGGCCGGTGAAGCCCTCGCCGCCGTTCATCCCCGGCCACGAGGGCGTCGGCTACGTCGCCGCCGTCGGCGCCGGCGTGACCACCGTCAGGGAGGGCGACCGGATCGGCGTCCCCTGGCTCCACACCGCGTGCGGCCACTGCGAGCATTGCCGCACCGGCTGGGAGACGCTCTGCTACGACCAGCAGATGACCGGCTACACGGTGAACGGCGGCTTCGCCGAGTACGTCCTCGCCGACCCGAACTACGTCGGCCACCTTCCCGATTCGCTGGAGTTCGGTGCGGCCGCGCCGGTGCTGTGCGCCGGCGTCACGGTCTACAAGGGCCTCAAGGAGACCGAGGCCCGGCCCGGCCAGTGGATGGTCATCTCCGGCATCGGCGGCCTCGGCCACATGGCGGTGCAGTACGCCAAGGCGATGGGCATGAACGTGGTGGCGGTGGACGTCGCCGAGGACAAGCTGGCGCTCGCGAGGAGCCTCGGCGCCGACGCGGCGGTCGACGCGCGCAACAACGACGCCGTCGAGGAGGTGCGCCGCATCACCGACGGCGGCGGCCACGGCGTCCTGGTGACGGCGGTCTCGCGCGCTGCGTTCGCGCAGGCGCAGGCGATGACGCGGCGGCACGGCACGATGTCGCTGGTGGGCCTGCCGCCGGGCGACTTCCCGCTGCCGATCTTCGACGTGGTCCTCAACCGCATCACCGTGCGCGGCTCGATCGTCGGCACCCGGCAGGATCTCGTCGAGGCGCTGCAGTTCGCCGGCGACGGCAAGGTCGCC
- the dxs gene encoding 1-deoxy-D-xylulose-5-phosphate synthase, protein MRPLLQTVKFPKDLRALPERDLPQLADELRAELIDIVSTTGGHLGSALGVVELTIALHYVFDTPRDTLIWDVGHQCYPHKMLTGRREQMGTLRQAGGLSGFTKRSESPYDPFGAAHSSTSISAGLGFATSAELLGEDHEVIAVIGDGAMSAGMAYEAMNNAGAQDARLIVILNDNDMSIAPPVGAMSAYLARLASGKPYVTMREALKGLVRRLPRFVERGAARAEEFARGIAMGGTLFEELGFYYVGPIDGHNLDHLLPVLANVRDADNKPVLVHVVTQKGKGYPPAENSADKYHGVGKFDVVTGQQDKAKPNAPAYTKVFGQSLISEAERDERIVGITAAMPSGTGIDLFERVFPERTYDVGIAEQHAVTFAAGLAAGGCKPFCAIYSTFLQRGYDQVVHDVSIQNLPVRFAIDRAGFVGADGSTHAGAFDVAYLSCLPGMVVMAAGDEAELVHMVATAAAYDDGPIAFRYPRGEGVGVELPERGVPLEIGKGRILREGSTIAILSLGGRLAPSLLAAEELSARGLSTTVADARFAKPLDRDLITRLAREHEVLITVEEGSVGGFGSHVLTLLAREGALDTGCKVRPLTMPDAYIDQDKPDAMYAAAGLDAAGIVRTALEALGAGALANRA, encoded by the coding sequence GTGCGTCCGCTTCTCCAGACGGTGAAATTTCCGAAAGACCTGCGCGCCCTGCCGGAGCGGGACCTGCCGCAACTGGCGGACGAGCTGCGCGCGGAGCTGATCGACATCGTCTCGACGACCGGCGGCCACCTCGGTTCCGCGCTCGGCGTCGTCGAGCTGACGATCGCGCTGCACTACGTGTTCGACACCCCGCGCGACACGCTGATCTGGGACGTCGGCCACCAGTGCTACCCGCACAAGATGCTGACCGGACGCCGGGAGCAGATGGGGACCCTGCGGCAGGCCGGCGGCCTCTCGGGCTTCACCAAGCGCTCCGAGAGCCCCTACGACCCGTTCGGCGCCGCGCACTCCTCGACGTCGATCTCCGCCGGGCTCGGCTTCGCCACGTCCGCCGAGCTGCTGGGCGAGGACCACGAGGTGATCGCCGTGATCGGCGACGGCGCGATGTCCGCCGGCATGGCCTACGAGGCGATGAACAACGCCGGCGCGCAGGACGCCCGCCTCATCGTCATCCTCAACGACAACGACATGTCGATCGCCCCGCCCGTCGGCGCGATGAGCGCCTACCTCGCACGCCTCGCGAGCGGCAAGCCGTACGTCACCATGCGCGAGGCCCTGAAGGGGCTGGTGCGTCGCCTGCCCCGCTTCGTCGAGCGGGGCGCGGCCCGGGCGGAGGAGTTCGCCCGCGGCATCGCCATGGGCGGCACCCTCTTCGAGGAGCTGGGCTTCTACTATGTCGGCCCGATCGACGGGCACAATCTGGACCACCTGCTCCCGGTGCTTGCCAACGTGCGCGACGCGGACAACAAGCCGGTGCTCGTCCACGTCGTCACCCAGAAGGGCAAGGGCTACCCGCCGGCGGAGAACTCGGCCGACAAGTACCACGGGGTCGGCAAGTTCGACGTCGTCACCGGCCAGCAGGACAAGGCCAAGCCCAACGCGCCCGCCTACACCAAGGTGTTCGGCCAGTCGCTGATCTCGGAGGCCGAGCGGGACGAGCGGATCGTCGGCATCACAGCCGCGATGCCGTCCGGCACCGGCATCGATCTCTTCGAACGCGTCTTCCCCGAGCGCACGTACGACGTCGGCATCGCCGAGCAGCACGCCGTGACCTTCGCGGCAGGCCTCGCGGCGGGCGGCTGCAAGCCGTTCTGCGCGATCTATTCCACCTTCCTGCAACGCGGCTACGACCAGGTCGTGCACGACGTCTCGATCCAGAACCTGCCGGTACGCTTCGCCATCGACCGGGCCGGCTTCGTCGGCGCGGACGGATCGACCCACGCCGGCGCGTTCGACGTCGCCTACCTCTCCTGCCTGCCGGGGATGGTGGTGATGGCCGCCGGTGACGAGGCCGAGCTCGTCCACATGGTCGCCACCGCCGCCGCCTACGACGACGGCCCGATCGCCTTCCGCTACCCGCGCGGCGAGGGTGTCGGCGTGGAGCTTCCCGAGCGCGGCGTGCCGCTCGAGATCGGCAAGGGGCGGATCCTGCGCGAAGGTTCGACGATCGCGATCCTGTCGCTCGGCGGCCGCCTCGCCCCGTCGCTGCTGGCGGCCGAGGAGCTGTCGGCCAGGGGCCTCTCTACCACCGTCGCCGACGCGCGCTTCGCCAAGCCGCTCGACCGCGACCTGATCACGCGCCTCGCCCGCGAGCATGAGGTGCTGATCACAGTGGAGGAAGGCTCCGTCGGCGGCTTCGGCAGCCATGTGCTGACCCTGCTGGCGCGTGAAGGCGCCCTCGACACCGGCTGCAAGGTCCGCCCGCTGACGATGCCCGACGCCTATATCGACCAGGACAAGCCCGACGCGATGTACGCCGCCGCGGGCCTCGACGCGGCCGGCATCGTCAGGACCGCCCTTGAGGCGCTCGGCGCCGGCGCACTCGCCAACCGCGCGTGA